In Choloepus didactylus isolate mChoDid1 chromosome 6, mChoDid1.pri, whole genome shotgun sequence, one DNA window encodes the following:
- the TTC12 gene encoding tetratricopeptide repeat protein 12 isoform X4, with amino-acid sequence MKVLYTNRAQAYIKLGDYQKALVDCDWALKCDEKCTKAYFHMGKAHQALKSYSASRECYQKILEINPELQTQVKDCLNQVDLQEKAELQEKKAHESLNSGKNTAVSTKNLLETLSKPDQIPLFYAGGIEILTEMMMDCTERTLFRTHNGFSIIGDNEVIRRCFSTGGKDAVEETVCVSVLRLWQAVCNGNEENQRLLVVRPDMGRLLPSLVASSMATIRQHGLALLLQLAQTQHGRSLIISHLDLTRLLEALVSFLDFSDKSANTAMGLLTDLALEERFQIWFRANLPDVLPELTGVLKRDPKVTSPLALCQCIAIMGNFSADATTRRQMSDCEEFGDACLGLLARCEEDVDLFREVIYTLLGLMMNLCLQSPLVSEVWAMEVSRRCMSLLNSQDGGLLTRAAGVLSRTLPSSLKIMEEAVRGGVVKKMIKFLKTGGQTASHYAIKTLAVCTNSVHQVREEVISLDKKFSVLMKLLSSEDEILVGNAALCLGNCMEVPNVASSLLKTDIVKVLLKHAGGDAQKTAVQLNAGIALGKLCTAEPRFALQLRELHGMEILNSTMKYIKDS; translated from the exons tcTAGAGAGTGTTACCAGAAAATCTTAGAAATAAACCCCGAACTACAGACACAGGTGAAAG ATTGCCTGAATCAAGTAGatctccaggagaaagcagaaCTGCAAGAGAAGAAAGCTCATGAATCACTGAATTCCGGAAAGAACACAGCTGTGTCGACCAAGAATCTCCTGGAGACCCTCTCCAAGCCTGATCAGATCCCCTTGTTCTACGCAGGCGGGATCGAGATCCTGACCGAAATGATGATGGATT GCACAGAACGAACTTTATTCAGAACACACAATGGATTCAGTATCATCGGTGACAATGAGGTCATAAGAAG GTGCTTTTCCACAGGGGGGAAAGATGCTGTTGAAGAGACAGTATGTGTGTCTGTCCTCAGGCTCTGGCAAGCGGTGTGCAATGGGAATG AGGAAAACCAGCGCCTGCTGGTGGTGCGCCCTGACATGGGCAGGCTGCTGCCCTCCCTCGTGGCCTCCAGCATGGCCACCATCCGGCAGCACGGCCTGGCCTTGCTGCTGCAGCTGGCCCAGACCCAGCACGGACGGAGTCTGATCATCAGCCACCTCGACCTGACCCG ATTGCTGGAGGCCCTGGTGTCATTTCTTGATTTCTCTGATAAGAGTGCCAACACCGCCATGGGACTGCTCACAGACTTGGCTCTGGAAGAAAG ATTCCAAATCTGGTTCCGGGCCAACCTTCCAGATGTTCTCCCTGAACTCACAGGTGTTCTG AAGAGAGATCCCAAGGTAACCAGTCCCTTGGCTCTCTGCCAGTGTATCGCCATCATGGGAAACTTCAGTGCTGATGCCACCACCCGAAGACAGATGTCTGACTGTGAGGAATTTGGGGATGCCTGCCTGGGCCTCTTG GCCAGGTGTGAGGAGGATGTGGACCTGTTCAGAGAGGTCATATATACTCTCCTGGGTCTCATGATGAACTTGTGTCTTCAATCCCCCCTTGTCTCTGAG GTCTGGGCCATGGAGGTGAGCAGGAGGTGCATGTCTCTATTGAACAGCCAGGATGGAGGCCTCCTGACA AGAGCTGCTGGCGTCCTGAGCCGGACCCTGCCTTCCTCTCTGAAGATCATGGAGGAGGCCGTGAGGGGAGGAGTGgtgaagaaaatgattaaattcctGAAG ACTGGAGGCCAGACCGCATCACATTATGCCATAAAGACACTGGCCGTCTGCACTAATAGTGTTCACCAAGTGCGGGAAGAAGTAATCAGCCTGGATAAAA AGTTTAGTGTTTTGATGAAGCTGCTCAGCTCAGAGGATGAGATTCTGGTGGGAAACGCTGCCCTCTGCCTTGGTAACTGCATGGAAGTACCGAATGTCGCGTCTTCCCTGCTGAAAACAGACATCGTGAAGGTCCTGTTAAAGCACGCGGGTGGTGATGCCCAGAAGACAGCTGTGCAGCTGAATGCAGGGATCGCTCTGGGGAAACTGTGCACGGCAGAGCCAAG GTTTGCTCTGCAACTGAGAGAGCTTCATGGGATGGAAATTCTCAACTCGACAATGAAGTACATCAAAGATTCTTGA